One genomic region from Acidimicrobiales bacterium encodes:
- a CDS encoding GTP-binding protein has translation MAKQKFERNKPHLNIGTMGHIDHGKTTLTAAITKTLAERYPNEGNSFTAFDMIDKAPEERQRGITINIAHVEYATPNRHYAHVDMPGHADYIKNMITGAAQVDGAILVVSAADGPMP, from the coding sequence ATGGCGAAGCAGAAGTTCGAGCGCAACAAGCCGCACCTCAACATCGGCACGATGGGCCACATCGACCACGGCAAGACGACCCTCACCGCGGCGATCACCAAGACCCTGGCCGAGCGCTACCCGAACGAGGGCAACTCGTTCACGGCCTTCGACATGATCGACAAGGCCCCCGAGGAGCGCCAGCGCGGCATCACCATCAACATCGCCCACGTCGAGTACGCCACGCCCAACCGGCACTACGCGCACGTCGACATGCCCGGCCACGCCGACTACATCAAGAACATGATCACCGGCGCCGCCCAGGTCGACGGCGCCATCCTGGTGGTGAGCGCGGCCGACGGCCCCATGCCC